The genomic stretch AGCTACGGGCCCAAGGAGCGGGCGACGGGATTCGGACCCGCGATGTCAGCTTGGAAGGCTGATGCCTTGCCACTTGGCGACGCCCGCATGCCGTCCGGGTTCGACGGCGCGCGTGAGTATACCCTTCCCAAGCCGGTTGCGTCAAGCAAAAAGGCCGATTCTGCATCTGATCGCCATCCCCGAGCGGTCTTATCGGGGATCCACGAGGCGCATAATCACGAAGCCGTCGGATGGGGCTAGTAAATCAATGGTATTTGTGGAAAATTCCCAGCCGGAGATAGTCTGTCATTCCCGCGCCGGCCCTCGGCGCATTCTTCGCCGGGGGTGAGTTTAGCGGGAAGCCAGGGCTTCCATGGCTGGATGCCCGCTACGAACACCCCCGCTCCGCGAGGGCGGGCGCGGGCATGACGATCCAGAGACAACCGAATGCTGTTTTAAGACAACCCCTTGACGATCCACTCATTATCCTTGCCGCTTCTCCTATTCACGCGGCCACCTTCTCCGCCGCCTCGACGGTCTGCGTGATCAGCATCACGATCGTCATCGGCCCCACCCCGCCGGGGACCGGCGTGTAGGCGGCGCAGGTTTCAGCCACCGCCGAAAGCTCGACATCCCCGACGTTCCCCTCGTTGTATCCGGCGTCGATCACCACCGCCCCCGGCTTAATCCAATCGCCGCGGATGAACTCGGCTTTCCCCACCGCGCCGACGACGATATCCCCCTGGCGCACGACCTCCGGCAGATTCTGTGTCCGCGAATGGCACACCGTCACGGTCGCGTTCGCGTTCATAAGCATCATCGCCAGCGGCTTGCCGAGGATCGGGCTGCGGCCGACCACCACCGCGCGCCGCCCCGCGAGGGGAATCCGGTAGTGCGCCAGCAGCCGCATAATTCCGGCGGGGGTGGCGGAGCCGAAGGCGGACAGCCCCATCGCCATCCGACCGAACCCGAGGCAGGTCACCCCGTCCACGTCCTTCCCGAGGGCGATCCGGTCGAAACAGGCCCGCTCGTCGACCTGTTTGGGGACCGGATGCTGGAGCAGAATGCCGTTCACCGCCGGATCGGAGTTGAGTTTGTCGATTTCCGCCAGCACGCTTGCGGTCGGACATTCCTGTGCAAGGCGCACCTGGACCGATTCCATCCCCACCCGCTTGCAGGCGTTGCCCTTCATGCGCACGTAGGTCACCGAAGCCGGATCCTCGCCGACGAGGATCGTCGCCAGAACGGGGATCTTGCCGCCGTTGCGCTGCAGCAGCGCCCGGACCCGGACAGCCAACTCGGCTTCGATCTGCTTGGCGAGCGCTTTTCCATCCAACACGGTTGCGGTCATGCAGTCCGCTCCTTTTGCCGTTCTCCGCTCCTAGACTGCCGCGAGCGTCTTGGTCGGCTCCCGGAATTTCAGGTAAATCTTTCCCATTTGGGTCGCAAACACGAAGGCCGGGACGGCGTATCCGATCCCGCCCAGGATGTCGACGATGTAATGGTGGCCGAGGTAGACCGAGGAAACCGCCACCCCGACGGGGAGGATGACGACCGGCAGCGCCTTCCGCCCCCAGACGTAGAGGCAATAGAAGAAGAGATAAACCGGCCAG from Anaerolineales bacterium encodes the following:
- the folD gene encoding bifunctional methylenetetrahydrofolate dehydrogenase/methenyltetrahydrofolate cyclohydrolase FolD is translated as MTATVLDGKALAKQIEAELAVRVRALLQRNGGKIPVLATILVGEDPASVTYVRMKGNACKRVGMESVQVRLAQECPTASVLAEIDKLNSDPAVNGILLQHPVPKQVDERACFDRIALGKDVDGVTCLGFGRMAMGLSAFGSATPAGIMRLLAHYRIPLAGRRAVVVGRSPILGKPLAMMLMNANATVTVCHSRTQNLPEVVRQGDIVVGAVGKAEFIRGDWIKPGAVVIDAGYNEGNVGDVELSAVAETCAAYTPVPGGVGPMTIVMLITQTVEAAEKVAA